A genomic region of Synechococcus sp. NOUM97013 contains the following coding sequences:
- the leuS gene encoding leucine--tRNA ligase, with protein sequence MTAPQTSSNSEIASGLSERYEPSALEERWQQNWVDQNLYATEEPKPGQKAFYALSMFPYPSGSLHMGHVRNYVITDVIARTQRMRGDAVLHPMGWDAFGLPAENAAIERKIDPGIWTDRNIDQMRDQLGRLGLSIDWTREQATCHEDYYRWTQWLFLQLHAADLAYQKEATVNWDPVDQTVLANEQVDSEGRSWRSGAVVEQKNLRQWFLKITDYADALLDDLTLLEGWPERVRTMQANWIGRSKGAEIDFQVVGHEKATVTVFTTRADTLFGVSYVVLAPEHPLVDVITTSEHRNAVEAFRDLVNDLSADERTAEDRPKRGVSTGAVAINPANGQQVPIWIADYVLGGYGTGAVMGVPAHDERDFRFARTYELPVQRVIQVEGADEHLNDGEAWTGPGTLVNSGSFDGQASDQAKQSITDHGNSEGWARAKRQYRLRDWLISRQRYWGCPIPIIHCDHCGAVPVPSDQLPVALPKNIDLQGKGGSPLASLEDWVQVPCPSCGKPARRETDTMDTFMCSSWYFLRFADPHNQDLPFASEAVKRWMPVQQYVGGIEHAILHLLYSRFFTKALKDRGLLEAREPFERLLTQGMVQGVTYRNPRTSRYVAPAKVADPNQPTDPDDGGELEVLFEKMSKSKHNGVDPAAVIDRYGADTARMFILFKAPPEKDLEWDDADVEGQFRFLQRLWRLVENVSGASEEPLLAGDPPTLPETISESDADIRRAVHLAIEAVSDDLSGDFQFNTAISELMKLSNSLSGAVLNASRPVQVEAISALVRLLAPFAPHLAEEFWSRLGGAGSVHRQPWPTHDPAALVQDSVELVIQVKGKVRGSIRVPAECDKAELERLALASDVAERWLEGKPPRRVIVVPGKLVNLVPS encoded by the coding sequence GTGACGGCCCCTCAGACCTCCTCCAATTCCGAGATCGCTTCGGGGCTGTCCGAGCGCTATGAGCCATCAGCGCTCGAAGAACGCTGGCAACAGAACTGGGTTGATCAGAACCTCTATGCGACGGAGGAACCCAAGCCAGGCCAGAAGGCGTTTTACGCCCTCTCGATGTTTCCCTATCCCTCGGGAAGCTTGCACATGGGGCATGTGCGCAACTACGTGATCACTGATGTGATCGCACGCACCCAACGCATGCGCGGTGACGCCGTGTTGCATCCAATGGGATGGGATGCGTTTGGACTCCCGGCTGAAAATGCAGCGATTGAGCGCAAGATCGATCCAGGGATCTGGACGGATCGCAACATCGACCAGATGCGCGATCAACTGGGTCGACTGGGGCTGTCCATCGACTGGACGCGTGAGCAGGCCACCTGCCATGAGGACTACTACCGCTGGACGCAGTGGCTGTTCCTGCAGTTGCACGCAGCTGACCTGGCCTATCAGAAGGAAGCCACGGTCAACTGGGATCCGGTTGATCAGACCGTGCTAGCCAACGAGCAGGTGGATTCAGAAGGACGGTCCTGGAGATCAGGCGCTGTGGTGGAGCAGAAAAATCTGCGCCAGTGGTTTCTCAAGATCACCGACTACGCCGATGCTCTGCTCGATGATCTGACCTTGCTGGAAGGCTGGCCGGAACGGGTTCGGACCATGCAGGCGAACTGGATAGGCCGTTCGAAGGGCGCGGAAATCGATTTTCAGGTGGTGGGCCATGAAAAGGCCACCGTCACCGTGTTCACCACCCGGGCTGACACCCTTTTTGGTGTCAGTTATGTGGTTCTGGCCCCAGAACATCCCCTGGTGGATGTGATCACCACCTCCGAGCATCGCAACGCCGTGGAAGCGTTCCGGGATCTGGTGAATGACCTCTCCGCCGATGAACGGACCGCTGAGGATCGTCCCAAGCGGGGCGTGTCCACTGGAGCCGTTGCGATCAACCCGGCCAACGGGCAACAGGTGCCGATTTGGATCGCTGATTACGTGCTTGGTGGATATGGCACCGGTGCCGTGATGGGGGTGCCGGCGCATGACGAGCGTGACTTCCGCTTTGCCCGCACCTATGAGCTGCCGGTGCAACGGGTCATTCAGGTTGAGGGTGCTGATGAGCACCTCAACGACGGAGAGGCCTGGACAGGACCCGGCACCTTGGTGAACAGCGGCAGCTTCGATGGTCAGGCCAGCGATCAGGCCAAGCAATCGATCACCGATCACGGAAACTCCGAAGGCTGGGCCCGTGCGAAACGCCAGTATCGACTGCGCGATTGGTTGATTTCCCGTCAACGCTATTGGGGATGTCCCATCCCGATCATTCACTGTGATCACTGCGGCGCAGTCCCGGTCCCTTCCGATCAGTTGCCGGTGGCCTTGCCGAAGAACATCGATCTGCAAGGAAAGGGTGGATCGCCCCTGGCGTCCCTCGAGGACTGGGTGCAGGTGCCATGCCCCAGCTGCGGCAAACCGGCGCGGCGTGAGACGGACACCATGGACACCTTCATGTGTTCGTCCTGGTATTTCCTGCGCTTCGCGGATCCCCACAATCAGGATCTGCCCTTCGCTTCAGAGGCCGTGAAGCGTTGGATGCCGGTTCAGCAGTACGTGGGCGGCATTGAACACGCCATCCTTCACCTGCTCTACTCCCGTTTCTTCACCAAGGCCTTGAAGGACCGCGGTCTGTTGGAGGCCCGTGAACCATTTGAACGCCTGCTCACCCAAGGCATGGTGCAAGGGGTGACCTATCGCAACCCGCGCACCAGTCGCTACGTGGCTCCAGCCAAAGTGGCCGACCCCAATCAACCGACGGACCCTGACGATGGCGGGGAGCTCGAAGTGCTCTTCGAAAAAATGTCGAAGTCGAAGCACAACGGTGTGGATCCTGCCGCCGTGATTGATCGCTACGGCGCCGACACAGCGCGCATGTTCATCCTTTTCAAGGCACCTCCTGAAAAAGATCTGGAATGGGACGACGCTGATGTGGAAGGCCAATTCCGCTTTCTCCAGCGGTTGTGGCGACTGGTTGAGAACGTGTCAGGCGCCTCCGAGGAACCGCTGCTTGCTGGAGATCCCCCAACACTGCCTGAGACGATTTCCGAGTCGGACGCAGACATCAGACGTGCTGTGCACTTGGCGATCGAAGCGGTGAGTGATGATCTCAGCGGCGATTTCCAGTTCAACACCGCAATTTCCGAATTGATGAAGCTTTCGAACAGTCTTTCGGGGGCTGTGCTGAACGCATCTCGACCTGTGCAGGTTGAAGCGATCTCAGCGCTGGTGCGCTTGCTTGCACCGTTTGCTCCTCATCTGGCGGAGGAGTTTTGGTCGCGCCTCGGCGGTGCGGGAAGTGTTCATCGTCAGCCCTGGCCGACCCATGACCCAGCTGCACTGGTGCAGGACAGCGTTGAACTGGTCATTCAAGTGAAAGGAAAAGTGCGCGGAAGCATTCGTGTTCCAGCTGAATGCGACAAAGCCGAACTGGAGCGTTTAGCCCTAGCGAGTGACGTTGCTGAACGTTGGTTGGAAGGGAAACCTCCCAGGCGGGTGATCGTCGTGCCTGGGAAGTTGGTGAACCTGGTGCCCTCCTGA
- a CDS encoding glucose-6-phosphate isomerase has protein sequence MSFPDFSATDSQVQWQRFCDLLWYHDDLGLWLDISRMHLNSSDLEALSPSLEKAFQAMQALEAGSIANADESRQVGHYWLRQPQLAPDPEVSRHIAAEIDDIEAFGQAIVSGEIKSPTGQPFTDVLWIGIGGSGLGPLLMIRALQENGKGLPFHFFDNVDPNGMSRVLAQLGETLRTTLVVTVSKSGGTPEPHLGMEQARHRLEAVGGSWAAQAVAITMADSKLDQQASQEQWLKRFDMFDWVGGRTSITSAVGLVPGALIGSDIRSFLAGAAQMDEATREVDVRRNPAALMAAAWYAAGDGQGKRDMVVLPYRDRLEVFSRYLQQLVMESLGKRLDRDGTVVHQGIAVYGNKGSTDQHAYVQQLRDGIDNFFVTFIEVLRDSEDIPVINDERPGDFLDGFLQGTRSALTEGGRQSLSISMREFDARRLGALIALFERAVGLYGELVNINAYHQPGVEAGKKAAAAILTLQGKVEAVLSDGLPRSVVEIQQAIGEGSDESVFWILRHLTGNKRGYQAQGQWDSPASMRFSKG, from the coding sequence ATGAGTTTCCCGGATTTCAGCGCGACGGACAGCCAGGTTCAGTGGCAGCGCTTCTGTGATCTCCTCTGGTATCACGATGACCTTGGCCTGTGGCTCGACATCAGCCGCATGCACCTCAACAGCAGTGATCTCGAAGCCCTATCTCCCAGTTTGGAGAAGGCGTTTCAAGCCATGCAGGCACTTGAAGCAGGATCGATTGCCAATGCCGATGAGTCCAGACAGGTCGGCCATTATTGGTTGAGACAGCCACAGCTGGCGCCAGATCCTGAGGTGAGCCGGCACATCGCCGCCGAAATCGACGACATCGAAGCCTTCGGCCAGGCGATCGTGTCTGGGGAGATCAAGTCACCCACGGGTCAACCCTTCACGGATGTGCTGTGGATCGGAATCGGTGGCAGCGGCCTCGGTCCCCTGCTGATGATCCGAGCCTTGCAGGAGAACGGCAAGGGACTGCCCTTCCACTTTTTTGACAACGTTGATCCCAACGGCATGAGCCGTGTGCTTGCTCAGTTGGGGGAGACTCTGCGCACCACGTTGGTGGTGACCGTGAGTAAGTCCGGTGGAACACCGGAACCGCATCTGGGGATGGAACAGGCTCGACATCGGCTCGAAGCCGTCGGGGGCAGCTGGGCCGCACAGGCCGTCGCCATCACAATGGCCGACAGCAAGCTCGACCAACAAGCCAGTCAGGAACAGTGGCTCAAGCGCTTTGACATGTTCGACTGGGTCGGCGGTCGCACCAGCATCACCAGCGCTGTGGGCTTGGTGCCCGGTGCCTTGATTGGCTCCGACATTCGCAGCTTCCTGGCCGGGGCTGCACAGATGGATGAGGCCACCCGCGAGGTCGATGTCAGGCGCAATCCTGCGGCCTTGATGGCTGCGGCCTGGTATGCCGCAGGGGATGGTCAGGGCAAGCGCGACATGGTGGTGCTGCCCTATCGCGACCGCCTTGAGGTGTTCAGCCGCTATCTGCAACAGCTGGTGATGGAGTCGCTCGGCAAGCGTCTGGATCGCGATGGCACGGTCGTCCATCAAGGCATCGCTGTCTACGGCAACAAAGGTTCAACCGATCAACACGCCTACGTGCAGCAATTGCGCGACGGAATCGATAACTTCTTCGTCACCTTCATTGAGGTGCTTCGCGACAGCGAGGACATTCCGGTGATCAACGATGAGCGGCCCGGCGATTTCCTCGATGGCTTCTTGCAGGGAACGCGTTCAGCATTGACAGAAGGTGGGCGACAGAGCCTCAGCATCAGCATGCGCGAGTTTGACGCCCGCCGCCTGGGTGCCTTGATTGCACTGTTTGAACGTGCTGTTGGCCTCTATGGCGAGTTGGTAAACATCAATGCTTACCACCAGCCTGGTGTGGAGGCTGGTAAGAAGGCAGCCGCCGCGATCCTCACCCTGCAGGGCAAAGTTGAGGCTGTTTTGAGTGATGGGCTTCCGAGGTCCGTGGTGGAAATTCAGCAGGCCATCGGTGAGGGGTCGGATGAATCGGTGTTCTGGATCCTGCGCCATCTCACGGGCAACAAGCGCGGATACCAGGCACAAGGCCAATGGGACAGCCCTGCGTCCATGCGGTTCAGCAAGGGCTGA
- a CDS encoding helicase DnaB has product MVPDALKSVSAVAIASVVLAIGVRLGLQQTDAAGDLADSGSQTTQEIAPNPADFSAEELEHLQRRFGVHGPQTPLAQLFTRGVDQLEPLRANTLSRLRSLKPMIWREAKHHQINPMLITAILFDEIQHSKPGEDLPFVVHSGLVDTHGPAQLGISELVHQGRLPNNPSSREIAEARDLLMDPAANVELLAAKLSRLKGALGLDRSSILIASRSYVDAKAIATLAYLHNGKLDYPARVLRYMQDPALHGLIYSSVRPALAPLI; this is encoded by the coding sequence ATGGTTCCAGATGCGCTGAAGAGCGTCTCGGCGGTGGCAATCGCCTCAGTGGTGTTGGCAATCGGTGTCCGTCTTGGACTCCAGCAGACCGATGCGGCAGGAGACCTGGCTGACTCTGGAAGTCAGACCACCCAGGAGATCGCGCCGAATCCCGCGGATTTCAGCGCCGAAGAATTGGAGCATCTGCAACGTCGTTTCGGTGTCCACGGCCCACAGACACCTTTGGCCCAGCTGTTTACCCGTGGCGTCGATCAGCTCGAGCCTCTCCGAGCCAACACGCTCTCGCGATTGCGCTCGCTCAAACCGATGATCTGGCGAGAAGCCAAACATCATCAGATCAACCCCATGTTGATCACGGCAATTCTTTTCGACGAAATTCAACACTCCAAGCCCGGTGAGGATCTTCCTTTCGTTGTTCACTCAGGTTTAGTTGACACCCACGGACCAGCCCAATTGGGCATCAGCGAATTGGTGCATCAGGGCCGCCTACCCAACAACCCTTCATCGCGGGAGATTGCTGAAGCACGTGATCTGTTGATGGATCCCGCCGCCAATGTGGAGCTATTAGCGGCGAAACTCTCTCGCTTGAAAGGTGCACTGGGTCTGGATCGCAGCTCGATTTTGATCGCTAGCCGTTCATACGTGGATGCCAAAGCGATTGCCACCCTGGCCTATCTCCACAACGGCAAGCTCGACTATCCAGCTCGAGTCCTCCGCTACATGCAGGATCCTGCGTTGCATGGACTGATCTATTCCTCCGTTCGTCCAGCGCTTGCGCCTCTGATCTAA
- a CDS encoding peptidoglycan recognition family protein, with translation MVSGRLNRLLSKASSLTRRSRTGPLLVGTSTLAVVLALVGFTLEKTNEPIARQPSLLDLLEEVGRDRPRSTTLQGDAPQPPEATAWVSPLKRQCSNIDVSLQQRLQTQRSQLAQLRRSVPADDSNFGDRWRSNPWGEKLNPVPRVVVLHETVYSLNSALNTFLTPHPRDEDQVSYHTLVGLDGSIVDVVDPLKRAYGAGYSAFHGEWAVTNAEFQGSVNNFALHLSLETPGDGQNSAGRHSGYTPRQYDALALVLDDWLERFQFPASAITTHRHVDLGGERGDPRSFSWEELQVRLAALGRLCDA, from the coding sequence ATGGTTTCAGGTCGTCTGAACCGTCTGTTATCGAAGGCTTCCAGCTTGACCCGTCGCTCTCGTACGGGGCCGCTGTTGGTAGGCACGTCCACACTCGCTGTGGTGCTGGCTCTCGTCGGCTTCACTCTGGAAAAAACCAACGAACCGATCGCGCGTCAGCCATCGCTGTTGGATTTGTTGGAAGAAGTGGGCCGAGATCGACCACGATCCACAACTTTGCAGGGTGATGCTCCCCAACCACCTGAAGCGACAGCTTGGGTTTCACCTTTAAAGCGGCAGTGTTCCAACATTGATGTGTCGTTGCAGCAGAGATTGCAAACCCAACGCAGCCAGCTGGCTCAATTGCGGCGGTCTGTTCCTGCGGATGACAGCAACTTCGGAGACCGATGGCGCAGCAATCCCTGGGGAGAGAAGTTGAATCCAGTTCCCAGGGTTGTTGTTTTGCACGAAACTGTTTACTCCCTGAATTCAGCGTTGAACACCTTCCTGACCCCTCATCCGCGTGATGAAGATCAGGTGAGTTATCACACACTTGTTGGCCTTGATGGCTCAATCGTGGATGTGGTTGATCCACTCAAGCGGGCCTATGGCGCTGGTTATTCGGCTTTTCACGGTGAATGGGCTGTAACCAATGCGGAGTTTCAGGGATCCGTGAATAATTTCGCGCTGCACCTCAGCCTCGAGACACCTGGAGATGGCCAGAACAGCGCGGGACGCCACAGTGGCTATACACCTCGTCAGTACGACGCCCTGGCTCTGGTGCTTGATGACTGGCTCGAGCGCTTTCAGTTTCCAGCTTCTGCAATTACCACCCACCGGCATGTCGACCTCGGCGGTGAACGGGGCGATCCGCGCAGCTTTTCCTGGGAGGAGCTCCAGGTGCGGCTTGCTGCACTTGGACGCCTCTGCGATGCCTAG
- a CDS encoding M61 family metallopeptidase: MHEVHVVLDLGSPASQTLWVEMRWLPEQPVQSWTLPVWTPGSYTVRDPSQHLHSLSLEQAGQALTPSRRSPSSWQVDCECNQELTLRYALEARQLTVRTNLLDPSFASLCLSAVVMLVEGQRWSQHLLKVSAPSHWSVACPLPNHDDEYIAEDFDHLVDAPVHAGVMDTRSLTVRRQAHELVLIGAPPCGWSNDLPGQIELICEAVCDLMQSDPPSRAPYQLVLQLLDQGYGGLEHDNASVMQFPWTRLQEPGGMRSLLQLIGHEYLHQWNVRRLRPRDYVPYRYDKPVVSEGLWFAEGVTSYFDLFLPLLSGYSSRLDLLEDLAADLSHVLLNPGTQLQSLADSSREAWVRLYKQTPANARSQVSYYRLGTALAFCLDVGLRQAGGSLAATLRLLWERLGRHGRGYGRQDLMAAIADTSSALAEQLPGWLDGRGVLPIEASLASLGLMLDPVMETQASAGWTLREVDGSVWIDRTVAGGAAERAGLVPGDEIVALRDWRCRTLKRTQHLLDGPEQCQVTYSRRGLIGHTQLSLEKPGVDRHRLTWDPGAVRKARLLRDQWFQVV; encoded by the coding sequence ATGCACGAGGTGCATGTCGTCCTCGATCTCGGATCGCCCGCTTCGCAGACGCTCTGGGTCGAGATGCGCTGGCTGCCTGAACAGCCTGTTCAGAGTTGGACTTTGCCGGTCTGGACTCCAGGCTCCTACACGGTTCGGGATCCATCGCAGCACCTGCACAGCCTCAGTCTTGAACAAGCAGGCCAAGCCCTTACACCCTCCCGGCGCTCGCCCTCCAGTTGGCAAGTGGATTGTGAGTGCAATCAAGAACTCACCCTGCGTTATGCCCTGGAGGCGCGACAACTCACCGTCCGCACCAACCTGCTCGACCCGTCTTTTGCCTCCCTCTGCCTCTCCGCCGTCGTGATGCTGGTGGAGGGCCAACGTTGGTCGCAACATCTGCTGAAGGTGTCGGCACCGTCCCACTGGTCTGTGGCGTGTCCACTGCCGAATCATGACGATGAATACATCGCCGAAGATTTTGATCATTTGGTCGATGCCCCAGTGCATGCCGGCGTCATGGACACCCGTTCCCTGACGGTGCGAAGGCAAGCCCATGAGCTGGTGCTGATCGGTGCACCACCCTGCGGCTGGTCGAACGATCTGCCGGGTCAGATTGAATTGATCTGTGAAGCCGTCTGCGATCTCATGCAGTCGGACCCACCCTCACGAGCGCCCTATCAGTTGGTGCTGCAACTTCTGGATCAGGGGTACGGGGGACTCGAGCACGACAACGCATCCGTGATGCAATTTCCCTGGACCCGTTTGCAGGAGCCGGGTGGGATGCGAAGCCTTCTGCAGTTAATCGGCCACGAGTATTTGCATCAGTGGAATGTGCGCCGGCTCAGGCCGAGGGATTACGTCCCCTATCGCTACGACAAGCCGGTTGTCAGTGAGGGCCTGTGGTTCGCCGAAGGGGTTACCAGTTACTTCGACCTGTTTCTGCCCTTGCTCTCGGGTTACTCCAGTCGTCTCGACTTGCTGGAGGACCTGGCGGCCGATCTCTCTCATGTGCTGCTGAACCCGGGAACGCAGCTTCAGTCATTGGCCGACAGTTCCCGAGAAGCATGGGTTCGCCTCTACAAACAGACCCCCGCCAACGCGCGCAGTCAGGTCAGCTACTACAGACTGGGCACTGCACTCGCGTTCTGCCTGGATGTGGGCCTGCGTCAGGCGGGAGGATCATTGGCAGCCACCCTGCGGCTGCTTTGGGAACGGTTGGGTCGCCACGGACGCGGTTATGGCCGTCAGGACCTGATGGCTGCCATTGCCGACACCAGTTCAGCCTTAGCGGAGCAATTGCCGGGATGGCTTGATGGCCGTGGTGTGCTGCCCATCGAAGCGTCGCTTGCATCACTGGGGCTGATGCTTGATCCAGTGATGGAGACCCAGGCCAGCGCCGGTTGGACCCTGCGTGAAGTGGACGGCAGCGTCTGGATTGATCGCACCGTGGCGGGCGGAGCTGCTGAACGCGCTGGTTTGGTGCCTGGCGATGAAATCGTGGCTCTGCGCGACTGGCGTTGCCGCACACTCAAGCGAACACAACACCTGCTGGATGGTCCTGAGCAATGTCAGGTGACTTACAGCCGTCGTGGCCTGATCGGCCACACGCAGCTATCCCTTGAGAAGCCCGGCGTTGATCGTCACCGACTGACCTGGGACCCTGGCGCTGTCAGGAAGGCTCGCTTGCTCCGCGATCAATGGTTTCAGGTCGTCTGA
- a CDS encoding DUF1257 domain-containing protein — translation MSHLSILPTLVTDLDLLEIALHAEGFRVQCGGIVSSFDRHQAVDLAAYHPSGLQLGWRRTGDQDQLDLIADLSAPAGSGRTESALRRVLRRYALNTALREAGQFDAETVTGAV, via the coding sequence ATGTCCCATCTCTCCATCCTGCCCACACTGGTGACGGATCTCGATTTGCTCGAGATCGCCCTGCATGCAGAGGGCTTCCGTGTGCAGTGCGGAGGCATTGTTTCGTCATTCGACCGTCATCAGGCTGTCGACTTGGCCGCTTATCACCCATCCGGCTTGCAACTGGGTTGGAGACGCACTGGCGACCAGGATCAGTTGGATCTCATTGCTGATCTCTCAGCACCGGCAGGGTCCGGTCGCACCGAATCAGCGCTTCGTCGTGTTCTCAGGCGCTACGCCCTCAACACGGCCCTCCGCGAAGCTGGTCAGTTCGACGCCGAAACGGTCACCGGCGCTGTCTGA
- the purN gene encoding phosphoribosylglycinamide formyltransferase, whose amino-acid sequence MPAPTDTSQINGERYPTLTFPTIGPWPKFQRPLCLGVMASGSGTNFEALQESIHAGDLDAELRLLVVNRPGCGAKARAERLGIACELRDHRQFDSREALDHELVRTFQDAGVEAVVMAGWMRIVTPVLIEAFPGKLINIHPSLLPAFKGMDAVGQSLQAGVRIAGCSVHEVLKDVDAGPILAQAAVPVLPGDDRDSLAARIQREEHRLLPWATALAGQRWRAAADDQG is encoded by the coding sequence ATGCCCGCGCCCACCGACACTAGCCAGATCAATGGCGAGCGCTATCCCACGCTCACGTTTCCCACCATCGGGCCATGGCCGAAATTTCAGCGCCCCTTGTGCCTCGGTGTGATGGCGTCTGGATCAGGCACAAACTTTGAGGCTCTGCAGGAATCGATCCATGCAGGCGATCTGGATGCCGAGCTGCGTCTTTTGGTGGTCAATCGTCCGGGATGTGGTGCCAAAGCGAGAGCAGAACGCCTCGGCATTGCCTGCGAGCTCCGTGATCATCGACAGTTCGACAGCCGTGAAGCTCTGGATCACGAACTGGTTCGCACTTTCCAAGATGCGGGTGTGGAAGCTGTGGTGATGGCGGGCTGGATGCGGATTGTCACCCCTGTGCTCATCGAGGCCTTTCCGGGAAAACTGATCAACATTCACCCATCCCTACTGCCAGCGTTCAAAGGCATGGATGCGGTCGGTCAATCCCTGCAGGCAGGTGTGCGCATTGCCGGGTGCAGCGTCCATGAAGTGCTCAAGGATGTGGATGCCGGACCGATCCTGGCTCAGGCAGCGGTCCCGGTCCTGCCTGGAGATGATCGCGATTCCCTGGCTGCTCGCATCCAACGGGAGGAGCACCGACTGCTTCCCTGGGCAACGGCTCTGGCCGGACAACGCTGGCGGGCCGCCGCCGACGATCAGGGATAA
- the argC gene encoding N-acetyl-gamma-glutamyl-phosphate reductase, whose translation MGNQRVAVVGASGYGGLQTLRLLNVHSSFEVTFLGGERSAGRAWSELCPFLPLQQDLVVESPDPDRIADQADFAVLSLPNGLASGLVPPLLERGVRVVDLSADYRYRSLEQWASVYVHEARTHKRVDADLCQEAVYGLAEWHGDAIAKARLVAAPGCFPTTSLLPLLPFLKQGLIETEGLIIDAKTGTSGGGRAAKENLLLAEASESIAPYGVVGHRHTSEIEQLASAVAGCPIQLQFTPHLVPMVRGLLSTVYARLRDPGLTAEDCTTVLETVYRNHPCVRVLPVGTYPATKWAKHTNQALMSVQVDGRTGQLVLMSAVDNLMKGQAGQGVQCLNLMAGLPIAEGLPLEPFYP comes from the coding sequence ATGGGGAATCAACGGGTCGCAGTGGTGGGTGCCTCCGGGTACGGAGGACTGCAGACGCTTCGCCTGTTGAACGTGCACTCGAGCTTCGAGGTCACCTTTCTCGGGGGTGAGCGTTCAGCGGGACGGGCCTGGAGTGAACTCTGTCCGTTCCTACCCCTACAACAGGATCTTGTCGTTGAGAGCCCTGATCCGGATCGCATCGCTGATCAGGCCGATTTCGCAGTGTTGAGCCTCCCCAATGGGCTGGCAAGTGGCCTCGTTCCCCCTTTGCTGGAGCGTGGTGTGCGGGTGGTGGATCTGTCGGCGGACTATCGCTACCGCAGCCTTGAGCAATGGGCGTCGGTGTATGTGCACGAAGCCAGAACGCACAAACGCGTCGATGCTGATCTCTGCCAGGAGGCGGTGTATGGACTCGCTGAATGGCACGGTGATGCCATCGCTAAGGCCAGGCTGGTTGCGGCACCAGGCTGTTTCCCCACCACAAGCCTCCTGCCGCTGCTCCCGTTTCTCAAGCAGGGCTTGATCGAAACCGAGGGTTTGATCATTGACGCCAAAACGGGCACTTCCGGTGGAGGACGTGCTGCAAAGGAAAACCTCCTGCTGGCTGAAGCCTCGGAATCCATCGCTCCTTACGGCGTGGTGGGGCATCGCCACACCTCAGAAATCGAGCAGCTGGCCAGCGCGGTCGCGGGTTGTCCGATTCAGCTGCAGTTCACGCCGCACCTCGTTCCCATGGTGCGGGGGCTGTTGTCCACGGTGTATGCACGCCTGCGCGATCCAGGCCTGACCGCTGAAGACTGCACCACGGTGCTGGAGACGGTGTACCGCAACCATCCATGTGTGCGTGTGCTGCCGGTGGGGACCTATCCGGCCACGAAATGGGCCAAGCACACCAACCAAGCACTGATGTCGGTTCAAGTGGATGGACGCACAGGACAGCTGGTGCTGATGAGTGCGGTGGACAACCTCATGAAGGGTCAAGCCGGTCAAGGAGTGCAGTGCCTCAACTTGATGGCAGGTCTGCCGATTGCTGAAGGGTTGCCCCTCGAACCGTTTTATCCCTGA